One genomic window of Leopardus geoffroyi isolate Oge1 chromosome C3, O.geoffroyi_Oge1_pat1.0, whole genome shotgun sequence includes the following:
- the NPBWR1 gene encoding neuropeptides B/W receptor type 1 — MHNETFSEPANASCPGPALGCPNASSLPPPLPPPLAVAVPVVYAVICAVGLAGNSAVLYVLLRAPRTKTVTNLFILNLAIADELFTLVLPVNIADFLLQRWPFGELMCKLIVAIDQYNTFSSLYFLTVMSADRYLVVLATAESRRVAGRTYRAARAVSLAVWGLVTLVVLPFAVFARLDDEQGRRQCVLVFPQPEAFWWRASRLYTLVLGFAIPVSAICVLYGVLLCRLRAMRLDSHAKALDRAKKRVTLLVVVILAVCLLCWTPYHLSTVVALTTDLPQTPLVIAASYFITSLSYANSCLNPFLYAFLDDSFRRSLRQLLACRAAA, encoded by the coding sequence ATGCACAACGAGACCTTCTCGGAGCCCGCCAACGCGTCGTGCCCGGGGCCCGCGCTGGGCTGCCCCAACGCGTCGAgcctgccgccgccgctgccgccgccgctggcCGTGGCCGTGCCCGTCGTCTACGCGGTGATCTGCGCGGTGGGGCTGGCTGGCAACTCCGCAGTGCTGTACGTGCTGCTGCGGGCGCCCCGCACGAAGACCGTCACCAACCTGTTCATCCTCAACCTGGCCATCGCCGACGAGCTCTTCACGCTCGTGCTGCCCGTCAACATCGCCGACTTCCTGCTGCAGCGGTGGCCCTTCGGGGAGCTCATGTGTAAGCTCATCGTGGCCATCGACCAGTACAACACGTTCTCCAGCCTCTACTTCCTCACGGTCATGAGCGCCGACCGCTACCTGGTGGTGCTGGCCACGGCCGAGTCGCGCCGGGTGGCCGGCCGCACGTACCGCGCGGCGCGCGCCGTGAGCCTGGCCGTGTGGGGGCTCGTGACGCTGGTCGTGCTGCCCTTCGCCGTCTTCGCCCGGCTCGACGACGAGCAGGGCCGGCGCCAGTGCGTGCTGGTCTTCCCGCAGCCCGAGGCCTTCTGGTGGCGGGCGAGCCGCCTCTACACGCTGGTGCTCGGCTTCGCCATCCCCGTGTCCGCCATCTGCGTCCTCTACGGCGTCCTGCTGTGCAGGCTGCGCGCCATGCGGCTGGACAGCCACGCCAAGGCCCTGGACCGCGCGAAGAAGCGGGTGACGCTCTTGGTGGTGGTGATCCTGGCCGTGTGCCTCCTCTGCTGGACGCCCTACCACCTGAGCACCGTGGTGGCGCTCACCACCGACCTCCCGCAGACGCCGCTCGTCATCGCGGCCTCCTACTTCATCACCAGCCTGAGCTACGCCAACAGCTGCCTCAACCCCTTCCTCTACGCCTTCCTGGACGACAGCTTCCGCAGGAGCCTCCGCCAGCTGCTGGCCTGTCGCGCTGCCGCCTGA